The Symphalangus syndactylus isolate Jambi chromosome 16, NHGRI_mSymSyn1-v2.1_pri, whole genome shotgun sequence genome has a window encoding:
- the LOC129464707 gene encoding uncharacterized protein isoform X4, with product MVGGTREVVKPAALGPSDHLPVANACAVAKDNFWRKEGCLQRASDNADKGVALPVRNRRRWERNGWCSGVILAQRSLDFLGSSDPPAPASRVAETTGTETTHSDLRNWSGLKGFLALQHFERSRWKDC from the exons atggtggggggCACCCGCGAAGTTGTGAAACCAGCGGCGCTGGGACCCAGCGATCACCTGCCTGTAGCAAATGCCTGTGCAGTTGCAAAAGACAACTTTTGGCGGAAAGAAGGTTGCCTCCAGAGAGCATCGGATAACGCTGACAAAGGCGTGGCGTTGCCAGTGAGAAACCGCCGGCGCTGGGAAAGGAACG gctggtgcagtggtgtcatcttggctcagcgcagcctcgacttcctgggatccagcgatcctcccgccccagcctctagagtagctgagaccacag GAACAGAAACAACACACTCAGACTTGAGAAACTGGTCTGGTTTAAAAGGGTTCCTGGCCTTACAG cactttgagaggtcgaggtggaaggattgctga
- the LOC129464707 gene encoding uncharacterized protein isoform X3, with product MVGGTREVVKPAALGPSDHLPVANACAVAKDNFWRKEGCLQRASDNADKGVALPVRNRRRWERNGWCSGVILAQRSLDFLGSSDPPAPASRVAETTGTETTHSDLRNWSGLKGFLALQSSHLQSQHFERSRWKDC from the exons atggtggggggCACCCGCGAAGTTGTGAAACCAGCGGCGCTGGGACCCAGCGATCACCTGCCTGTAGCAAATGCCTGTGCAGTTGCAAAAGACAACTTTTGGCGGAAAGAAGGTTGCCTCCAGAGAGCATCGGATAACGCTGACAAAGGCGTGGCGTTGCCAGTGAGAAACCGCCGGCGCTGGGAAAGGAACG gctggtgcagtggtgtcatcttggctcagcgcagcctcgacttcctgggatccagcgatcctcccgccccagcctctagagtagctgagaccacag GAACAGAAACAACACACTCAGACTTGAGAAACTGGTCTGGTTTAAAAGGGTTCCTGGCCTTACAG agctcacacctgcaatcccagcactttgagaggtcgaggtggaaggattgctga
- the LOC129464707 gene encoding uncharacterized protein isoform X6: MVGGTREVVKPAALGPSDHLPVANACAVAKDNFWRKEGCLQRASDNADKGVALPVRNRRRWERNGWCSGVILAQRSLDFLGSSDPPAPASRVAETTGTETTHSDLRNWSGLKGFLALQVLSPT, from the exons atggtggggggCACCCGCGAAGTTGTGAAACCAGCGGCGCTGGGACCCAGCGATCACCTGCCTGTAGCAAATGCCTGTGCAGTTGCAAAAGACAACTTTTGGCGGAAAGAAGGTTGCCTCCAGAGAGCATCGGATAACGCTGACAAAGGCGTGGCGTTGCCAGTGAGAAACCGCCGGCGCTGGGAAAGGAACG gctggtgcagtggtgtcatcttggctcagcgcagcctcgacttcctgggatccagcgatcctcccgccccagcctctagagtagctgagaccacag GAACAGAAACAACACACTCAGACTTGAGAAACTGGTCTGGTTTAAAAGGGTTCCTGGCCTTACAG GTTTTGTCACCTACCTGA
- the LOC129464707 gene encoding uncharacterized protein isoform X1 — translation MVGGTREVVKPAALGPSDHLPVANACAVAKDNFWRKEGCLQRASDNADKGVALPVRNRRRWERNGWCSGVILAQRSLDFLGSSDPPAPASRVAETTGTRPPAMQGHKLCYAIDYVTYHMISCFCFTFVSQLIKTPLCLCSRLSFLDANPLSQCVPKINNPPVLHISLSGPQFPAILPHWPILGITQGQRRIYHAAKEAYLLGSI, via the exons atggtggggggCACCCGCGAAGTTGTGAAACCAGCGGCGCTGGGACCCAGCGATCACCTGCCTGTAGCAAATGCCTGTGCAGTTGCAAAAGACAACTTTTGGCGGAAAGAAGGTTGCCTCCAGAGAGCATCGGATAACGCTGACAAAGGCGTGGCGTTGCCAGTGAGAAACCGCCGGCGCTGGGAAAGGAACG gctggtgcagtggtgtcatcttggctcagcgcagcctcgacttcctgggatccagcgatcctcccgccccagcctctagagtagctgagaccacag GCACAAGACCACCAGCTATGCAAGGCCACAAGTTATGCTATGCTATAGATTATGTGACCTATCATATGATTAGctgcttttgttttacttttgtaaGCCAGCTTATAAAAACCCCACTCTGTCTTTGTTCTAGGCTCAGCTTTTTGGATGCAAATCCACTGAGCCAGTGCGTACCTAAAATAAACAATCCTCCTGTTCTCCATATCAGtctctctggtcctcagtttcccGCAATACTACCTCATTGGCCCATACTGGGTATCACGCAGGGTCAGAGGCGAATTTACCATGCAGCTAAGGAAGCTTACCTTTTAGGATCCATTTGA
- the LOC129464707 gene encoding uncharacterized protein isoform X2, translated as MVGGTREVVKPAALGPSDHLPVANACAVAKDNFWRKEGCLQRASDNADKGVALPVRNRRRWERNGWCSGVILAQRSLDFLGSSDPPAPASRVAETTGVGRGQDRKMNCKTPAQEVGLMADVCSLSKPNEHLKVPSTFLYP; from the exons atggtggggggCACCCGCGAAGTTGTGAAACCAGCGGCGCTGGGACCCAGCGATCACCTGCCTGTAGCAAATGCCTGTGCAGTTGCAAAAGACAACTTTTGGCGGAAAGAAGGTTGCCTCCAGAGAGCATCGGATAACGCTGACAAAGGCGTGGCGTTGCCAGTGAGAAACCGCCGGCGCTGGGAAAGGAACG gctggtgcagtggtgtcatcttggctcagcgcagcctcgacttcctgggatccagcgatcctcccgccccagcctctagagtagctgagaccacag GAGTTGGAAGAGGGCAGGACAGAAAAATGAACTGCAAGACTCCAGCACAAGAGGTGGGATTGATGGCAGACGTCTGCTCCCTCTCCAAACCTAATGAACATCTCAAAGTGCCATCCACTTTCCTATACCCTTGA
- the LOC129464707 gene encoding uncharacterized protein isoform X5, which translates to MVGGTREVVKPAALGPSDHLPVANACAVAKDNFWRKEGCLQRASDNADKGVALPVRNRRRWERNGWCSGVILAQRSLDFLGSSDPPAPASRVAETTGHPSLPGSPPGPEPTGSYRRSRQGLALET; encoded by the exons atggtggggggCACCCGCGAAGTTGTGAAACCAGCGGCGCTGGGACCCAGCGATCACCTGCCTGTAGCAAATGCCTGTGCAGTTGCAAAAGACAACTTTTGGCGGAAAGAAGGTTGCCTCCAGAGAGCATCGGATAACGCTGACAAAGGCGTGGCGTTGCCAGTGAGAAACCGCCGGCGCTGGGAAAGGAACG gctggtgcagtggtgtcatcttggctcagcgcagcctcgacttcctgggatccagcgatcctcccgccccagcctctagagtagctgagaccacag GCCACCCCTCGCTCCCAGGCTCTCCTCCCGGTCCAGAGCCCACAGGATCCTACAGGAGGAGCCGACAAGGGCTTGCCCTTGAAACTTGA
- the LOC129464465 gene encoding annexin-2 receptor, with protein sequence MEKHFLGCVKRAWDAAEVAPEPQAPPTVSSEDRGPWPLPLYPVLGEYSSDSCDLGLLSSPCWRLPGVYWQNGLLPGVQSTLEPSTAKPTEFSWPGTQKQQEAPVEEVGQAEEPDRLKLQQLPWCRPPHPGDRQQDTEVCDSECLLERRHPPALRLRRHLPGFSDCLEWILRVGFAAFSVLWACCPRICGAKQP encoded by the coding sequence ATGGAGAAACATTTTCTTGGCTGTGTGAAGCGGGCTTGGGATGCCGCAGAGGTGGCGCCAGAGCCCCAGGCTCCACCTACTGTGAGTTCAGAAGATCGTGGGCCGTGGCCTCTTCCTTTGTATCCAGTACTGGGAGAGTACTCATCGGACAGCTGTGATTTGGGACTGCTTTCCAGTCCTTGCTGGCGGCTGCCTGGAGTCTACTGGCAAAACGGACTCTTGCCTGGAGTCCAGAGCACCTTGGAACCAAGTACAGCGAAGCCCACTGAGTTCAGCTGGCCGGGGACGCAGAAGCAGCAAGAGGCACCCGTAGAAGaggtggggcaggcagaggaaCCCGACAGACTCAAGCTCCAGCAGCTTCCCTGGTGCAGGCCTCCCCATCCCGGGGACAGACAGCAGGACACCGAGGTCTGTGACAGCGAGTGCCTTTTGGAACGccgccatcctcctgccctccGTCTGCGgcgccacctcccgggtttctCAGACTGCCTGGAGTGGATTCTTCGCGTTGGTTTTGCCGCGTTCTCTGTACTCTGGGCGTGCTGCCCACGGATCTGTGGAGCTAAGCAGCCTTAG